The Bactrocera dorsalis isolate Fly_Bdor chromosome 3, ASM2337382v1, whole genome shotgun sequence genomic interval AAGACGTCTGCAAATTGTGTCATGAAGGCCTTTTCCACATCGCGATCGAAGTAGGTTTGTGCCAGCGTGCATTCGTTGAAGCGCTCCAAGCCGGGATATTTCAGCGCACGCTTCTCAATGCTGCATTGTAGGAAATCATTGAAGACGACGCGCGCCACTGACTTTTGCACCAACTTGCAGAAGGGCGTGTGGAAGAGCAGCGCTTCGAAGTTATCCAaagtaaattcagcctcttGCGGATACTTTTTCGCAAACTTCTTACAGTACAACTGATAGCATGTGTCCAGCGCGGAGAGATAACACTGTATCGATAATTTACCATCAACTGTGGGATACTCCGAGCTCAAGTCGGGCTTATAGAAGTCGTAGGCATGTTCCATGTGTGTGGCGCGCAGACCACGTTCGAAGACGAGCGGCGCATTCGGTCCCACCAACATAGCAATGGCGCCAGCGCCACCTGTGGGACGTGCTGCACCCTTCGCGTACACGGCAATATCAGCACAAACGGCCAGTGCGTAACGACCATCCCAGCTGGACGACTCTATCCAGTTGATTGAGTTGAAGAGTGCCGCTGTGCCGCCGTAGCATGCGTTCGTTGTATCGATGCCCTCGATATCTGTGTTGCCCGAATCGGCAAATAGCTGCATTAGCACCGATTTAACGGATTTCGATTTGTCAATAATGGTTTCGGTGCCGACCTCCAAACGTCCTATTTCTTGTGGTTTGATTTGATAGCGTTCCAGCAGGCGGCTGACCACAGTGAGGCACAGTGAATTCACATCTTCACGATCCGAGCAGAAACCCATTTTTCCTTGTCCCAAACCGATGGTGTATTTACCCGCTGAGGCGCCATCAAATTGTTCCAATTCCGTTTGGTCCACAAACTGGGATGGGAAGATCGCCTCAATGGCGCGTATGCCAACATTTTCGGGCCACAtttgtaaaaatgattgtttttaAGGATATGCGAGTTGAAATGGAAGCTTGACTAGTGCTTAGTAGTTGGTTATAGCTGACAGTTGAGAGCTGGTTGGTAATGCGCTTGGGTGAGTGTTAGACTGCAAAGGAAAAGAAGTAAGCTATTAATAAcggtgtatacatatattgcaatGGGTGACCCTTCACACTGGAGGACAATTATATAggaattttcattgtttttattttttattcactgtCTCACATGAGAAAATCGTTCATAAATTATTCGTGGACACGATTCGAAAGAAACTATTTTGacacatgaaaaaaaaaatcatatttcgcTGAAGGTACTGAAAACCTTACCAACAAAGTCTTATAACTAGTATATGGAATATAGGATTAGGTCTTGGCATGTTTTTATTGGCTCAGAAGTCTATTTTATGgccgataataaagatttgcaTTAAATTAGCATTTGTAGGAAAATATTGTCAGTccaggtcaaatttgatcagatgctaATAATGACCTATATAAAAGAggaaataatttcttcggaataACAAACGCCACGtcttaaaaaaagaaaaggtaATTGCCTAAAGTATGAAActgtacattaatcagtagggTATTAGATGAAACCGTATATTTCTGgagaattattataaataaaaaattaatttccacgtttttcgaagttagcctctaaaatcgaaatattttccttcgatttttgaaattgaacttattaaaaaaaattaattatagtgtgtaaaaaaaaaagaacacggGTCcgaacactcggaaatcctcactcactttgacttcataccggatcacttggatcatggagtcgccaaaccgaactctggctgCTCCTTCTCCTACTCATATACCGGTGCGGgtgttgtgggtgggaagaaactgttggaggagaggggcagtcgGCTTCTAcgcggatgggtcaaagcttgggagGAGGAttggtggaggggtctactATTGCAGTGTCCAGGCCGAGGTTGCAGTAAGTTTACTGCTCCGTAGTGTAGCCTCCACtcatagcagagcggcgataatAGCTTTGAACTTATTAACAGTGCGCTCAGGCCTGGTCAAacagtgcctaacctcgctatcaatatcCTCGACTGTGtttgtgataagactgataTGTGTGCCAGGCCACAGCGAAATCGCAGGAACTGTAATGCTTAtaagctagcaaggaaaggcaccttAGAACCGCTATCGGCGGAAAGGGAGCGGATCGGTGCTCCCGTATGTCTTGTGTTTTACTACTAAATAGCTGAGCTTCGCGgaagtttagaaaaaaatacaaaaaaaaatgttgaaatatctaaaatgaaatatttacttaattgtTAGTACTTtcctttgcttttttttaatatctaacAATTGTGATTtactttttttgcataaataaaagTTGTGTGCcagacaaattttaatttaaattttttatcatagaAACTTTAATTGCTGTACTTTGAGTGCTTTGACACAAAACCATATCAATactaattattacaaaaacaaatcgaTATAAATGCAATggtgataaaaaaatttgcaactataactacatacatatgtatgtacaaaatggTTAAAAGTTcacatttctataaaaaatagaGTCCAATTCTCAATTGGCATCGTGTCGAAGACCAAACGAACAAAGGTTAGCACTGGCTTCACGTTTATTTACCGTGCGGAAGCACAAGCAATTTAcataaacatgtatgtatgtacatatgtaattttcgTTTTCTTGTAAACTGGTATAAACGTGGTAAACCTATATACCTACTTATTTCCAAATACTTGACACACGCACAACTTTCACCTGTTTGCACGACGAATTCTTTCAACAATTTAACAc includes:
- the LOC105227740 gene encoding hydroxymethylglutaryl-CoA synthase 1; translated protein: MWPENVGIRAIEAIFPSQFVDQTELEQFDGASAGKYTIGLGQGKMGFCSDREDVNSLCLTVVSRLLERYQIKPQEIGRLEVGTETIIDKSKSVKSVLMQLFADSGNTDIEGIDTTNACYGGTAALFNSINWIESSSWDGRYALAVCADIAVYAKGAARPTGGAGAIAMLVGPNAPLVFERGLRATHMEHAYDFYKPDLSSEYPTVDGKLSIQCYLSALDTCYQLYCKKFAKKYPQEAEFTLDNFEALLFHTPFCKLVQKSVARVVFNDFLQCSIEKRALKYPGLERFNECTLAQTYFDRDVEKAFMTQFADVFEAKTRQSLLLANQVGNMYTPSVYSGLVSLLINTPTERLIGKRIGLFSYGSGLAATMYSMQVTKDTAAFKQLVSKLDYVLPMLNSREKVAPELFSQLMEVREKNNHAAPYTPTGSVSALFPGTYYLQSVDDMHRRTYERKPTIANGVH